CGCCTTCGTCGTCGTCGCCCCCGCGTCGGTCCAGGAGATCGCCCGGTTTCTCCGGGACGACCCCGCGCTCTCCTTCGACTCCCTCATGTGCCTGTCGGGGGTGGACTACAAGGAGAAGTTCGCCGTGGCGTACCACCTTCACTCGATGAAGCACCGCCACGCGATCGGCATGAAGGCGTTCCTGCCCCGAGAGACTCCGTCCCTCCCGACGGTGGACGACGTCTGGCCTGCCGCCAACTTCCACGAGCGGGAGGCGTTCGACCTGTTCGG
The Deltaproteobacteria bacterium DNA segment above includes these coding regions:
- a CDS encoding NADH-quinone oxidoreductase subunit C yields the protein MEAQVLFDTLKGKFGDAVVELQGEGFSPAFVVVAPASVQEIARFLRDDPALSFDSLMCLSGVDYKEKFAVAYHLHSMKHRHAIGMKAFLPRETPSLPTVDDVWPAANFHEREAFDLFGIVFEGSKDLRRILLPEDWEGHPLRKDYKYPDFYHGIKV